In the Vogesella sp. XCS3 genome, GGCTGGAGGGATACTCCTGCTCCAGCAGCGCCATCAGCGGCGCACTGTCCAACTCCAGAAAACGGGCATAGTTGCGCACGAAGCCACGAACAAAGGTGGCACCAGGCAGGCGGGCGAAATCCCCCGTCTCCATCCATTCGAGCTGGCGCAGGGAAAGTTTCAGACGGTCGGCCACATCGTGCAGGCTCAGGCCCCGCTCTACGCGGGCATCGCGCAGCTGCTGGCCGATTTGTTGTGCAACAGAAGAGGTCATATCCTGGGCATGCTTCCTGGGATCAGGTCCCGCTCAAGAGTTGCTGGGTTTCTAGGCTATCCGGGTGGCGGCTTTTCAGCATGCCAGCCAGGCGCTGCTCGGTAGCTGCGTCTTTCTTGAGGCGCGCCAGCTTCACCCCCAGCAGTAACTCGGCCGGGCCGAAACGCTTTTCGTCCTTACCCAGCCGCTCAAAATAAAATTGCGCCAGCGGCGCATTGCCACCCTGCAAAGCCAGGCGTGTCAGCTCGCGCAGTGCCGACGCATCGTTCGGTGCGCGGCGCAGGGCCTCCAGCAGCAGCTGGTTAGCCTCGTCATTACGGTTCATTTGCCCCAGACAAATGGCCTTGTTGATCAGCGCTGTATGGGGGGCAGCAAAAAACGGGTCGGCCAGTGCCCGGTCAAATCGCGCCAGCGCTTCGTCAAAGCGGCGGCGATTACACAGGAACAAGCCGTAGTTATTGTTGACTTCCGGGTTACCCGCCTGAATGGACAAAGCCTTGCGAAAGGACGCTTCGGCCTCGCCATCCACCCGCAGCTGCATGTAGATCAGCGCACGGGCCAGGTAGCCAGCCTGGAAGGTAGGGTCTACCGCAATGGCCTGATCGGCATTTTCCAGCGCTACGCGCATATTGCCGTAGCGCATGTATTCGATAGCCAGCTGAGCACGCATCTCGGCCAGTTCGCGCGGCGGGGCTGCGGCCAACGCCATCTGGGCAGCGCATAGCGCCGCCAGCAAACCAGTCAGGATACGTGTTTTATTCATCAGCCTTTATCCTCTGCGATACGGATCCACTTTTCCTGGCGCCGCGTCTTGTCCTGCACCTGGCCGGCCAGCTGGCCACAGGCTGCGTCGATGTCATCGCCACGGGTTTTACGCACGGTCACGATAAAGCCTGCCTCTTGCAGGATTTCGCGGAATGCGCGGATAGCGTTATTGCTGGAACGATCGTAACCGGAATTCGGGAACGGGTTAAACGGAATCAGGTTGAACTTGCACGGCACATCGCGCACCAGGGCAATCAGCTCGCGTGCATGTTCCGGCCTGTCGTTCACCCCGTCAAGCATCACGTATTCAAAGGTAATGAAGTCGCGCGGTGCCTTTACCAGATAGCGCTGGCAGGCTGCCATCAGCTCTTTTAGCGGGTACTTCTTGTTCAGCGGCACGATTTCATCACGGATGCGGTCGTTGGACGCATGCAGCGATACGGCCAGCGCCACCGGACAGGCCTCTTTCAGGCGGTCCATCTGCGGCACCATGCCCGAGGTGGATACGGTAACGCGGCGGCGGCTCAAACCGTAGGCATGATCGTCCAGCATGATCTGCAACGCCGACACCACGTTATCGAAGTTGGCCAGCGGCTCGCCCATGCCCATCATCACCACGTTGGAAATCACGCGCTCGTTACGCGGCGTAACACCCATGGCCTTGTTGGCCCACCACAGCTGGCCGATGATTTCGGCGGTGCTAAGGTTGCGGTTAAAGCCCTGGCGGCCGGTAGAGCAGAAAGTGCATTCCAGCGCACAGCCCACCTGAGATGATATGCACAAGGTGCCGCGGTCATCCTCGGGGATGAATACGGTTTCCACACCATTGCCGGTGCCAACGTCCAGCAGCCACTTGCGGGTACCATCTTCGGATTCCTGCGACACCATCAAGTCCGGAATACCCACCAGCGCGGTGTCGTGCAGTTTGGCACGCAGGCTTTTGGCGATATCGGTCATGGCGTCAAAATCGGCCTCACCCATCTGGTGCATCCAGCGCATGATCTGCTTGGCACGAAACGGCTTTTCGCCCATCGCGGCAAAGTGTTCTGTCAGCTGGTTCAGGTTGAAGTCGAGCAGGTTGGTCTTCATGTGTATCTCGGATAAAGGCGGCCACCCTTGGGCAGCCGCCGGGTACAACTGGTTCCGCGTGCGGCCAGAGTTGGCCGCAAACGGCAATTAGCGTGCGGTTACTTCGGTAGCAGCAAAGAAGTAAGCGATTTCGATAGCTGCGTTTTCCAAGCTGTCGGAACCGTGAACGGCGTTAGCGTCGATGGAGTCGGCGAAGTCGGCGCGGATGGTGCCGGCGTCAGCTTTCTTCGGGTCGGTAGCGCCCATCAGTTCGCGGTTTTTCAGCATGGCGTTTTCGCCTTCCAGCACCTGGATCATCACCGGGCCGGAGATCATGAAGGACACCAGATCGTTGAAGAAAGGACGCTCTTTGTGTACAGCGTAGAAGCCTTCGGCTTCAGCGCGGGACAGCTGTTTCAGCTTGGCAGCAACGATCTTCAGACCAGCGGTTTCGAAACGGTCGTAGATTTTACCGATTACGTTCTTGGCAACAGCGTCCGGCTTGATGATGGACAGAGTGCGTTCGATAGCCATACAAATTCTCCCAGTTTGCAAGTGAAATGGTTACACTTGGCATGCGCATTTCAGGCTTGCCAGTGACCCAATTTTGAGGAACCCGGCATTTTACCAGTGTTCACCAGCGTTTGCTGCACAGAATTTAATCAGCGATGAATCCATCCTCCCCCGATCCGCGCACCACTTCTGATTCTGCAACCGCCATGACCCCAGAGCTCAAGAAACGCCTGGCCATGGCGGCAGGCCTGGTGGCCATTGCCCTGGCCGCCATCCCGGTGCTGGACAGCATGTCCGGCAAAAAACCGGAAACCACCCCCAGCAGCGTACCCGTCAGCTCAGGCCGCATCGTCAACAAAGAAGCTGCCTCCGAGCCAACACTGGTCATTGCGCAGCTACCGGAAAGCAGCGCCCCCGCCGCCGCCAGCACCCCCGCCATCGCCACGCCGTCACCGGCCACGCCAGACTTGGGCAAGACCCCTGCGGCCAACCTGGGTCAAACCAGCCCGTTGCCCGCCACCGCCGCGCCGGCCACCCCCGCCATGGCCACCGCCACCCCGGCAGCCAAAGCCAGCAGCCCCAACACCGCACCGGCCAGCAACAAAGCACCAGCACCGGCTGCCTCAGCCGCACCAACCAAGCCGACTACGCCACCCGCCGCCCCTGCCGCTGCCGCTGCCAAAGCAGCTGCGCCTGCAACGACCGCTGCACCGGTAGCAGCAACACGCAGTAGCGGCAAAACCAGCCCGGTGGGCGAGATCGAGCTGCCGCCCGCTGCGCCTGCCGTCGCGCCGGCCACCAGCAAGGGCACCATGCCAACCCTGCCGGCAGTGAAAGCCGCCCCTGGCGGCGCCTCGCTTGGCTATCAGGTACAGCTGGGCTTGTTTGCCAGCCCGGGCAACGCGGAAAAACTGCTGGATGACCTGAAAAAGCGCGGCATCAGCGCCCGCACCGAAACCCGCGTGCAACTGGGGCCGTTCAATACCCGCGCCGAGGCCGAAGAAGCCATGGCCAAGCTGAAGGCACTGGGCTATCAGCCACTGCTGGTGCCGGCAGGCGCGCACTAGCCGCCGGCCAACCGCCAAGCCAGCTGGCCAACAAAAAAGCCGCAGCATCCGCTGCGGCTTTTTACGTACCACTCCCTGCCATCAGGTCTCGCTGACCCCTTCGCCAATCTTGAAGTTATCCACCAGGTGCGGCAGCTCCAGATAGGTGCGCGACTGCATCTCGGTCAGGCGGCTGGCGGTGCGGAAGAACTCGCTGGACTGCGTGCCCTCGGTGTAAATCTGCTCCGGCTCCACGGCACACGAGGCCACCAGCTTGACACGATGGTCGTAAAACACATCGATCAGCCAGGTAAAACGCCGCGCCATAGCGGCATCGCGCGCGGCCAGCTTGGGGATATC is a window encoding:
- the pilW gene encoding type IV pilus biogenesis/stability protein PilW, which codes for MNKTRILTGLLAALCAAQMALAAAPPRELAEMRAQLAIEYMRYGNMRVALENADQAIAVDPTFQAGYLARALIYMQLRVDGEAEASFRKALSIQAGNPEVNNNYGLFLCNRRRFDEALARFDRALADPFFAAPHTALINKAICLGQMNRNDEANQLLLEALRRAPNDASALRELTRLALQGGNAPLAQFYFERLGKDEKRFGPAELLLGVKLARLKKDAATEQRLAGMLKSRHPDSLETQQLLSGT
- the rlmN gene encoding 23S rRNA (adenine(2503)-C(2))-methyltransferase RlmN; translation: MKTNLLDFNLNQLTEHFAAMGEKPFRAKQIMRWMHQMGEADFDAMTDIAKSLRAKLHDTALVGIPDLMVSQESEDGTRKWLLDVGTGNGVETVFIPEDDRGTLCISSQVGCALECTFCSTGRQGFNRNLSTAEIIGQLWWANKAMGVTPRNERVISNVVMMGMGEPLANFDNVVSALQIMLDDHAYGLSRRRVTVSTSGMVPQMDRLKEACPVALAVSLHASNDRIRDEIVPLNKKYPLKELMAACQRYLVKAPRDFITFEYVMLDGVNDRPEHARELIALVRDVPCKFNLIPFNPFPNSGYDRSSNNAIRAFREILQEAGFIVTVRKTRGDDIDAACGQLAGQVQDKTRRQEKWIRIAEDKG
- the ndk gene encoding nucleoside-diphosphate kinase, whose translation is MAIERTLSIIKPDAVAKNVIGKIYDRFETAGLKIVAAKLKQLSRAEAEGFYAVHKERPFFNDLVSFMISGPVMIQVLEGENAMLKNRELMGATDPKKADAGTIRADFADSIDANAVHGSDSLENAAIEIAYFFAATEVTAR
- a CDS encoding SPOR domain-containing protein, producing the protein MTPELKKRLAMAAGLVAIALAAIPVLDSMSGKKPETTPSSVPVSSGRIVNKEAASEPTLVIAQLPESSAPAAASTPAIATPSPATPDLGKTPAANLGQTSPLPATAAPATPAMATATPAAKASSPNTAPASNKAPAPAASAAPTKPTTPPAAPAAAAAKAAAPATTAAPVAATRSSGKTSPVGEIELPPAAPAVAPATSKGTMPTLPAVKAAPGGASLGYQVQLGLFASPGNAEKLLDDLKKRGISARTETRVQLGPFNTRAEAEEAMAKLKALGYQPLLVPAGAH